The region TAAATGCATCGCAATTGTATATTCCCACGCTGATCCTGCAGCCCATTGTTGAAAATGCAATAGAGCACGGGGTTAATGGGCAGACTGATGGGCAGATTATAATCAATATCAAAATAAAAGAAAAGTCTCTTCTCATATCCGTAACAGATAATGGAAAAGGCATAATGCCTGAAAGTGTATTTCTGAAGCCAGATCATGCACTGGAAATTATCCGGGAACGTCTTGAGCTGATCCGTATAAAACATACCATAGGAATGCTGGAGATAATACCTAACGCTTCGACACCCGGTACGACTGTCGTAATAGTATTACCTATTTTAAATACCCAACCCTAAATTATGAAACTGAAAGCCTTTATAGTAGATGATGAAGCCATGACAAGGAATACACTTGCTGCCTTGATCAGAAAGTTCTGTCCCGATGTAGAAATTTCAGGTATGGCAGAAAATTTTTCCACTGCTGTTGAAGCGCTTAAACTAAAGCAGGTAGATATTATTTTCATGGATATTAACCTTGGAGATCGTACCGGTTTTGAAGTGCTGGATGAATTGCTGTCTTATCAGGCGGCGGTTGTTTTTGTGACCGCTTATGAAGAGTTTGCATTAAAAGCATTCAAATATGCCGCGATCAATTATTTACTGAAACCTGTAAGTCATCTTGAACTTATTGAAACAGTCAGCAGAATAAAGCAGTCAAAATTAGGTACTGTTGCATCGACAGATCTAACCGGGGAAAATGCTTATGAAAGAAAACGGATCTCGATTCCTAATAAGAACAAAATAGAGCTGGTTGCGATTAGCAATATCGTTTACCTGGCAGCCGAAGGAAGCTATACTCTTATTTATTTACAAAATAAGGAACGTATTATGATTTCTAAACATCTTAAGCAGTTAGAGGAAATATTATCAGCCTATCCGCAATTCATTAGGGTTCATCGTTCATATATTGTAAACAAAAGATTTATTAATGCTTTCAACAGGGCAGATAATGGTTACATTGAAATGTATTCAGGAGTATCAGTACCTGTAGGGGGACTCTATAGACAGGATATTTTTACTTTTTTTGAGAATTAGTAAACAGAGAAATTTTCTGTTATCACGTCATAATTTATCAAGTTTTTAAAGCTTTTTAATATCCTAACCTTAAATTTTTTTTAGGATTATTTTATAGATAACCACTAAAAAGAT is a window of Candidatus Chryseobacterium colombiense DNA encoding:
- a CDS encoding LytTR family DNA-binding domain-containing protein: MKLKAFIVDDEAMTRNTLAALIRKFCPDVEISGMAENFSTAVEALKLKQVDIIFMDINLGDRTGFEVLDELLSYQAAVVFVTAYEEFALKAFKYAAINYLLKPVSHLELIETVSRIKQSKLGTVASTDLTGENAYERKRISIPNKNKIELVAISNIVYLAAEGSYTLIYLQNKERIMISKHLKQLEEILSAYPQFIRVHRSYIVNKRFINAFNRADNGYIEMYSGVSVPVGGLYRQDIFTFFEN